The Salvia miltiorrhiza cultivar Shanhuang (shh) chromosome 2, IMPLAD_Smil_shh, whole genome shotgun sequence DNA window tgtctctaagaagggaggcatgactgtgatTAAGGATGAGAAAGACGAGCTAATAGCAACGAGGttggtcacaggatggcgcgtgtgcattgattaccgagctttgaatgcagccacacgtaaggatcactttcctttgccgtttattgatcagatgcttgaccgattGGCAGGATACGAGTATTACTGTTTtctggatgggtactcgggcaacaatcaaatcatgatagccccggaggatcagcataagaccgcgtttacttgtccctatggcatttttgcttttaggagaatctcttttggtctttgcaatgctcctgccactttccaacgctgcatgatggcgatttttcatggattgattgaaaatatcatggaggtatttatggacgatttctgtctttggatcctcctttgataattgcttggacaatcttgctcaagtgttgcagcgttgtgaggagacagCACTCGTGCTAAATTAGgagaagtgccacttcatggttcgtgagggcattgttttggggcataggGTCTCTGCCCAaggattggaggtggatcgtgctaagatcgtggccattgaaaagttgccgccgcctacttctgtgaaatcagtgcgaagctttcttgggcatgcaggattttataggcgcttcatcaaagacttctccaaaCTGTCCAAGCCACTCTGTGCTttactagagaaggatgtgaagtttgacTTCACCGATGAATCCCGCGCCTcttttgagaagttgaaagctgcGCTGATCTCTACGCCAGtgttgatcacgccggattggagtgctccatttgagttgatgtgcgatgctagcgattgggccgtgggagctgtgttggggcaaaagagagataagttattcaaggtaatttactacactagtaaaactttggattctgctcagaggaattacacaaccacggagaaggagctgctagctgtggtgtatgcatttgataagttccgttcttatttgattggaactcattcaattgtctacactgatcatgccgccatccactacttgttcacaaagaaggactccaaaccccgcttgattcgttggatcttattgctgcaagagtttgatatggagatccgagatcgaaagggatgtgagaatgtggtagctgaccacttgTCTAGATTAGAGAATCCGATCGAAGGagatgatccgaagatggccatcaatgagtctttccccgatgagcagatttgggcgatgctatttaaggatccttggtatgcaaagtatagtaattacttggttattggagctcttcccgaggggttgtcgcactatcaaaagaagaagttcctccatgatgtcaagttttattattgggaggatccttacctataccggaggtgcgccgatggctttattcggcgatgcgttagagagcatgaatggccaaagatcattgaagagtgccatagctcacctagtggaggccactttgctgccaaccgcactgccatgaaggtaaatcatagtggattctattggccttcaatttttgcagattgccatgcttttgtaaagtcttgtgatcgatgtcaacgcatgggcaatatcaccaagaaggatgagatgccgcagaatatcattgttgaggtggagctgTTTGATGTTTGGAGAATTGACTTCATGGGCCCTTTCCCTGCTTCTTGCGGTTTTTCCTACATATTGCTTGTTGTGGAGTATGTGTctcgatgggtggaggcgatcccaactaccaccaatgattccaaggtagtcattaaattcttgcaaaagaatattttgactcggttcagagcaccgagagcgttgcttagcgatggggggtcgcacttcaacaacaagttaCTAGCAAGTGTGTTGGAGAaatatggagtaaagcacaaggtgacgactccatatcatcctcaagctaatggacaAGCAGAGTTGGCGAATCGAGAGATCAAGCAAATTCTGGAGAAGAGCATcgccaacaagaaggattgggcgaagcacttagatgatgctctttgggcatatcgcactgcctacaaaactccgattggtatgtctccctacCAACTTGTCTTTGGCAAgtcatgtcatttacctgttgagatagagcacaaggcatattgggcaacgaggagaatcaatttggagttcaaggaggccggtCATACAAGGCGAGATATGCTGACCGAGTTAGATGAGTGGATGAATGAAGCTTACGAGAGTTCCCGGATCTACAAGGAAAGGGCAAAGAAGTTCCATGATTTGAACATTCGCACAAAGGAATTCAAGACGGGACATGAGGTACTCTTGTATGATTCTAAGCTTCGACtatttcctggcaagctgcagtcTAGATGGAGAGGTCCTTACGTGGTTcacaagagcaattggaatgggacctATGAGTTGCTTGCGTCGAATGGGTCTACTTTCACTGTTAATGGCCATCGCCTCAAACCATACTTCAAAGCAGAGTTGGACCGCGACGTGGA harbors:
- the LOC131008124 gene encoding uncharacterized protein LOC131008124 produces the protein MLTELDEWMNEAYESSRIYKERAKKFHDLNIRTKEFKTGHEVLLYDSKLRLFPGKLQSRWRGPYVVHKSNWNGTYELLASNGSTFTVNGHRLKPYFKAELDRDVEVVNFVDP